GGTAATTTATTCTCTTCAGACCATCCGCACCTTGAAAGCTCATCTGCTATCAGATCAGGATTTGCATCTCCCATAAAAAGTAACTTAGCTTTATTTATTGTCATAATAAATGCAATAGAAGATGAGTTTAATAAATCTTTTTCCCAATCATGTGGTTTTGGTAATTTCTTTAAAATCTCTTCTTTAGACTTCCAATTTTGATCTCTTCCAGTACTGACCTTTTCATCTTGCTCAAGTTGAGTCTTAATATATTCTTGATATACCTTATTAGCTGTCCATTCTTTTAACAGTTTCATTATTATTTCACGAGATGGAGAAAGAATCTGTAATTCCAACCCACCTAAATCCAAAACATTGTCACCATCTATTTGCATAAATAAAGGATTGGGAACAATTCCTCTGCTTTTAAGGAGCTTTTCGAGGTCAACCCCATGCTCGACAGCAACTTGATCTGTTGAATCTGTTGTAATTAAAAGCTGAGGAGTATTTATATATAGTAAAGTTTCAATGTTAAAAGGCTGTTGTTCATCAGAAAGCCACTTCATTAATCCGCCAATATGGTCATAATCTACATGCGTCATTATCACGTAATCATTTTTACCAAAATCTCTTACGAGAGGGCCAATAAATCGGTAGGTACCCTCGATTCCCGAGTCTATTAGCAAACGATGTAGCTCATCTTTTTTCCAGGTTAAAAGAAAACTATCTCCTTTCCCTGCTTTGAAACATCTCAGAATAAGCATAAATAGGTATTTTTGCCTTCAAAGGTTAATTTAATCATTAGGCTATAAGTTTTGCGTTAATTTACAAAAAACATTTAAAACATAACAAGAAATAATCTAATCAAGATAAACTCTTGCTTTCGATATTACTCTTCAAGAGTTTTTATAAATAGCAGCTAAAATAAATCCTATATTTCATATAAAAATATGGGAAACCATAAAATGGTTTTCAAAGAAACATTATTAATAACCCAAAGCTTATGAAGTTTTTTTCAGACGCATCTAAGTTAAATAGTATTTTTACTTATGTTAGTAGGAAAGTTTAGGATATAATCAGCTATCTCACGAAGCTTTGCTTAAATACCTAATACTTTCTAATTTAATTCAAAGACTAAAAATTCCTAACCGATTTAAACTCAACAGAATTCAAACCAAGACAAATACTTTATAAAACCATAATTATCAAGCACATATATCTAAAATACATTCGAGATCTTTTAAAAATTGGTTCGTTGATCCAACCATGTAGTTCACAAATAGTCAAATGACGCCAACTGAAGACAGTTGGCGTCATTTTTTTATAATCTTTTTGAGATTATTCAATTTTTCAAAGTCTTTCTACAGCAATTCTAATTTCTTTGAATAATGTTTACTTTTCTCCAGAACCTCACTCCACATCAGATAAGCCATTTTCAAAGTAATTCAGTATTGAAAACAAGATTGGATTTTAGTTTTTGATCAATGTGTCGTTATTAGGTACGTATAGGATTTTTTTTATTTTACCTCATCTTCAAATTCTAAAAAATCTTCATGAAGACCTTGGATCATCTGTCCTGTGGATTCAAAATTTTCATCGATCTTCATCAGTATCCAGCTTACTTTATCTCGTTCAGCTTCCTGGGTTCCTTCATCTAACAGTCCAACGACATTGTAAATAATACCTTTAGGGTAAGACGTTAGAAAACTTAATAATTCTTCCTCTCCAACGATGTCTTTTAACGTATTATATTTTTCCTCTACTTCATCATCAAAGTCAGTGGCCATTGCGATATTGTCGTCTGCAGATTTTGCGATGTTGAATAGAGACCTAAGTATGAGAAATCTAGCAAAAACTGTGGTATCCCTTCTGTGACTTTGCTGAAGGCCCAAGTGGACGGATTTTTGACACCTGCATTACACAGTCTAATGACTCGGTTTTCATATTCTTCTTTTTGTAAGTCTGTGAATGTAGATTTTATAGGCTCTTTATATTTTTTGTCATCGGCATAATGCTGACTATAATAATAAGAACACATCTTGATATTACCAGTCTTCGCCACCTTCATCCGTTATTAGAAATGATGATAGCATCACCATCTTGAAGTGGAATGCATCCCAACATAATCAGTAATAACAATATCACATCAACTGTAAGCAAAATTCCCGCTGGCTCCGCCGTATCCTATTTCTTCATCTCTACAATGGTCAGGGATTAATGTGAAGCGAATCATTATCAAGAAGTTTCTTTGTAAATTCAAGTTCCGGGTCACGAGATTCTATCCTGTCCTTTATAGTGGGAGTTATATAGTAATTTGGGATTACTCCGCGGTCTTTGAATTTATAATCTTTTACAGCCATCATATATT
This genomic window from Chryseobacterium sp. MEBOG06 contains:
- a CDS encoding ComEC/Rec2 family competence protein, with the translated sequence MLILRCFKAGKGDSFLLTWKKDELHRLLIDSGIEGTYRFIGPLVRDFGKNDYVIMTHVDYDHIGGLMKWLSDEQQPFNIETLLYINTPQLLITTDSTDQVAVEHGVDLEKLLKSRGIVPNPLFMQIDGDNVLDLGGLELQILSPSREIIMKLLKEWTANKVYQEYIKTQLEQDEKVSTGRDQNWKSKEEILKKLPKPHDWEKDLLNSSSIAFIMTINKAKLLFMGDANPDLIADELSRCGWSEENKLPLKLFKISHHGSKHNTTKRLLEMVECSEYLISTDSSGPYYHPSRETLILLSEYGRKDSMRQIIIYSNYPLPVDKLLTEEERINITFEEIDELKISINDQHGTFEQDYGAIDEE